One stretch of Acanthochromis polyacanthus isolate Apoly-LR-REF ecotype Palm Island chromosome 16, KAUST_Apoly_ChrSc, whole genome shotgun sequence DNA includes these proteins:
- the knl1 gene encoding kinetochore scaffold 1 isoform X1 gives MEPLDPPKNVDVSGFSKRRISSILKAPRKSTRFPDQEQQENVVACAKPLEKRSSRRVSFAPANDVLLFSKDAKNASPGHTPSQELVTAATDTTQNRIQVAVAEDGSQQILGMENLLKAPLHTSQQRDKVNFDTVDDFGEKTIMFSTDDAFMDMTHSHTINIANDAEILGDISLQNYDILPTVKEKDGMFIVGDGLTDMTLSHTVNMTDGFLSTRRNMDVSGEKRNSLASMPCLDPRFENFLSSLSKPSGPSTIAMITRMTPSVETSSEETSGSLAQIKTQRTDVDKENQAPTCVYAVLEKSLDNSRKIRESSYGSALCPKDDISMDITEAQTGCIQPSGPSSNCVSARMTSTAAPSSAETTNTNSSPFQLNTPRADVEYQLLSTIFPEDDANMDMTEVQTGCITGTTGCDDPFQFLFPTQDMYPHCGHLKMADITPVLLSSEALGSPTHKGMKTSLKPSFKAKAQRHQQKLDTEDNYREKTVGFTADEACMDVTQSHTVHIATDFNLQAHQNFDFLPTCGEKTLRFATNDATMDMTQCLTVDIASNLVSNSGLPLKKQEGETFGPPKSRSSSAHGLNSASNSVLPPYSKLSDPSFSVKVTRMMPTAATLSGSTIFPADDLNMDMTEAHVGCILEGDAFMDMTETQTGQIIGILGTDDPLECLFPTKDTSPQSGNLKKAKTTSTQQNSEALGPSNSTGIVASLKTSLKTEMQIHQVESDVEFDCKENTVRFTANEACMDVTQSHTVNIATDFSMISQQKMDLPANGEKIMRFTATDANMDVTKSHTVNIATDFHPKSSHNVDFLPTSAEKTVRFTANEAAVDVTRSHTVNIATDLNLQPYQNVDLPENGEETVRFTANEVSMDVTKSHTVNIATDLNRLSRQSGAILPTNGEKTVKFPTNEACMDVTQSHTVNIATDFKPKHENVDFLPTNGEKTVRFTTNDAIMDLTQCLTVNVTSNVASESILSQHVLPPPQNVDFPSAVNERKSETSGPQRNRSSVQASDPKFTKSQLKTSGPSACSEEEDTNAQFPQETIDANGFLVHLKTQEPDVNDKNEAPVLVSAFTEKPVNKNMTGCPDVKASIDMTEAPTGYILQQTCTDEPPQFPSSRQNHSSELLKKIEVTLPPSKEGSSNPDDVEITKLTHSPYLNETETNKEPEPRSATCLVAKKMESPPSAADQDDDALCYQTSRRKSLADLQSRVRRLSRLINAGPDAVAIDSCIAPFPQLDTNLDKNSRDKTIPLPELKTEPALKMGLVNTEDKVQSFTQEEQPSVSATTTPFSLKTKLMSRLSVGGFKPKLPQRSKPDEAKKGSSAGEHIVTIYSNVAHKLSNFDNDVSDIFDEELGSYEDVSETLNTRSPENISEIASPSREFNAIEPLEEDVFEEDIISTSHGQKRPLPEGENNMEDEKRMKASPETTEMALQSGGVECETMNYCNNSHTASIRCEAASESTIKHSLFESQLEDYTSDAQKKLEDGSITVLDFFKLFNIDFVIHNPRQSVLPDRLLSDTDATSMDLLKDRHISRPKQVVYEADVLTLTEEVERLKVRMWDLDKPLKTVNRPLWEEMKHSSENQLKSFGAKLKERNNFFRKTSKVQSHEMKEVLYSNLVQANLEEQQKLREAIEQADKMIQSLDDCIRELETELAAVEENGFEDKPSLNSLQKEMKKVTETLADNDRQISELEMEKKQNSSKLGRLKAETRNLESHIDVLNMVNEWRFKGRRDNSTIYTFLNETVYLHLAYEKPNGTDAEYGSERKITHIAFKFELDDEKSQFHARIVHKLLSQYTEGESAWVEKYPTSSRVPKLLHDISLVVSHCRLLGEELRLLKMWGGLQLDVLDISCVDTRVHIVFSSLKKLSKFEVVFAVSLTNYLYVLQVESFKNMTGSVTIQQIEDIVAWFIPARNLLTKIVKKIHTTLLC, from the exons ATGGAGCCTCTGGATCCTCCCAAGAATGT TGACGTCAGTGGATTTTCCAAAAGACGCATTTCCTCA attttaaaagcaCCACGGAAATCAACCAGATTCCCTGACCAAGAGCAACAGGAAAATGTG GTGGCATGTGCCAAGCCATTGGAAAAGAGGAGTTCAAGGAGAGTCAGCTTTGCCCCTGCCAATGATGTTCTCCTGTTTTCCAA GGATGCCAAAAATGCCTCCCCTGGCCACACTCCTTCACAAGAGTTAGTAACAGCAG CAACAGACACCACACAAAACAG GATTCAGGTGGCTGTCGCTGAAGATGGGAGCCAACAAATCCTGG GTATGGAAAATCTTTTGAAGGCCCCACTGCATACTTCTCAACAAAGGGATAAG GTCAACTTTGACACTGTGGATGACTTTGGGGAGAAAACAATTATGTTTTCTACAGATGATGCATTCATGGACATGACCCACAGTCACACTATAAACATTGCTAATGATGCAGAAATTCTTGGAGATATTTCCCTTCAAAACTATGACATCTTACCTACTGTCAAAGAGAAAGATGGCATGTTCATTGTGGGTGATGGATTGACAGATATGACTCTAAGTCATACTGTTAACATGACCGATGGGTTCCTATCTACACGCAGAAATATGGATGTAAGTGGAGAGAAGAGAAACTCTCTTGCATCAATGCCTTGTCTGGATCCTAGATTTGAAAACTTCCTTTCAAGTCTGTCTAAACCAAGTGGTCCCAGTACTATTGCCATGATCACCAGAATGACACCTTCGGTTGAAACATCCTCAGAGGAAACCAGCGGCTCCCTGGCCCAGATTAAAACACAAAGGACTGATGTGGATAAAGAAAATCAGGCTCCCACTTGTGTTTACGCTGTgcttgaaaagtcgctagataaCAGCAGGAAAATCAGAGAGTCCTCTTATGGAAGTGCACTGTGTCCAAAAGATGACATTAGCATGGATATAACTGAAGCTCAAACAGGCTGCATTCAACCAAGTGGCCCCAGTAGTAATTGTGTGAGTGCCAGAATGACATCTACTGCTGCACCGTCTTCAGCAGAAACTACCAACACAAACAGCTCCCCGTTCCAGCTTAACACACCAAGGGCTGATGTTGAATATCAGTTGCTAAGCACCATCTTTCCTGAAGATGACGCGAACATGGATATGACAGAAGTTCAAACAGGATGCATTACAGGCACCACTGGTTGCGATGACccttttcagtttctttttccCACACAAGACATGTACCCCCACTGTGGTCACCTGAAGATGGCAGATATTACTCCAGTACTGCTGAGCAGTGAGGCACTGGGATCACCTACCCATAAAG GTATGAAAACTTCATTGAAGCCATCTTTCAAGGCAAAAGCGCAAAGACATCAG CAGAAACTTGACACTGAGGACAACTACAGAGAGAAAACAGTGGGGTTTACTGCTGATGAAGCTTGTATGGATGTGACACAAAGTCACACTGTACACATTGCCACTGATTTCAACTTGCAGGCGCACcaaaattttgactttttaccCACATGTGGTGAGAAAACTTTGAGGTTCGCTACCAATGACGCAACTATGGACATGACCCAGTGCCTCACTGTAGATATTGCCAGTAATTTAGTATCAAATTCAGGTCTTCCTCTGAAGAAACAAGAAGGTGAGACATTTGGTCCACCTAAAAGCAGGTCTTCATCAGCGCACGGTTTGAATTCAGCATCTAATAGCGTCCTGCCACCGTACTCAAAACTCAGTGACCCCAGCTTCAGTGTAAAGGTGACAAGAATGATGCCAACTGCAGCGACATTGTCTGGAAGCACAATCTTTCCTGCGGATGACCTAAACATGGATATGACTGAAGCTCATGTAGGATGCATTTTGGAAGGTGATGCATTCATGGATATGACAGAAACTCAGACAGGCCAAATTATAGGAATTCTAGGCACAGATGATCCTCTTGAGTGTCTTTTTCCCACCAAAGACACATCCCCCCAAAGTGGTAATCTGAAGAAGGCAAAGACGACTTCAACTCAGCAGAACAGTGAGGCACTTGGACCATCTAACAGTACAG GTATAGTAGCCTCATTGAAGACTTCTTTAAAGACTGAGATGCAAATACATCAG GTCGAGAGTGATGTGGAATTTGACTGCAAAGAGAACACAGTGAGGTTTACTGCAAATGAAGCCTGTATGGACGTGACACAAAGTCACACTGTAAATATTGCCACTGACTTCAGTATGATCTCACAGCAAAAAATGGACTTACCTGCAAATGGAGAGAAAATAATGAGGTTCACTGCTACTGATGCAAATATGGATGTGACAAAAAGTCACACTGTAAACATTGCCACTGATTTTCATCCAAAGTCAAGTCACAATGTGGACTTTCTGCCTACAAGTGCAGAGAAAACCGTGAGGTTCACTGCAAATGAAGCAGCAGTGGACGTGACACGAAGTCACACTGTAAATATCGCCACTGATCTCAACCTACAACCTTACCAAAATGTCGACTTACCTgaaaatggagaggaaacagTGAGGTTTACTGCAAATGAAGTGTCTATGGATGTGACAAAAAGTCACACTGTAAATATCGCCACTGATCTCAATAGGTTGTCACGCCAAAGTGGAGCCATATTACCTACTAATGGAGAGAAGACAGTGAAGTTTCCTACTAATGAAGCCTGTATGGATGTAACACAAAGTCACACTGTGAACATTGCCACTGATTTTAaaccaaaacatgaaaatgtggaCTTCCTCCCGAcaaatggagagaaaacagtGAGATTCACCACAAACGATGCCATCATGGATTTGACCCAGTGCCTCACTGTTAATGTCACCAGTAATGTGGCATCAGAGTCCATTTTGTCGCAACATGTTCTGCCTCCCCCCCAAAACGTGGATTTTCCTTCTGCtgtaaatgagagaaaaagtgaGACCTCTGGCCCGCAAAGAAACAGATCATCAGTACAAGCTTCAGATCCAAAATTTACAAAATCCCAGTTAAAGACGAGTGGGCCCTCAGCTTGTTCTGAAGAAGAGGACACTAATGCACAATTTCCTCAAGAAACTATTGATGCAAATGGCTTTCTGGTCCACCTTAAAACACAGGAGCCTGACGtgaatgataaaaatgaagcaCCAGTTTTGGTTTCAGCTTTCACAGAGAaaccagtaaataaaaatatgacgggCTGTCCAGATGTCAAAGCAAGTATAGATATGACTGAAGCTCCAACAGGCTACATTTTGCAACAAACATGCACAGATGAGCCCCCTCAGTTTCCTTCTTCaagacaaaaccacagttcTGAACTCCTGAAAAAAATTGAGGTGACTTTACCACCAAGCAAAGAGGGATCATCCAACCCTGATGATGTGGAAATCACAAAACTAACACATTCTCCATACTTAAATGAAACGGAGACCAATAAAGAACCTGAACCAAGAAGTGCAACTTGTCTTGTAGCAAAGAAGATGGAAAGTCCACCCAGTGCTGCTGACCAAGATGATGATGCATTGTGTTATCAAACGTCGAGACGAAAGAGTTTAGCCGATCTGCAGTCAAGAGTAAGGCGTTTAAGCCGCCTGATAAATGCAGGCCCTGATGCTGTTGCCATTGATAGCTGTATAGCACCTTTCCCACAGCTGGACACCAACCTGGACAAAAACTCAAGAGATAAAACTATCCCCCTACCAGAATTGAAGACGGAGCCAGCACTCAAAATGGGTTTGGTAAACACTGAAGATAAAGTTCAGAGTTTTACACAAGAAGAGCAACCTTCTGTAAGTGCTACTACAACTCCTTTCAGTTTGAAGACTAAACTTATGTCAAGACTCTCAGTGGGAGGGTTCAAGCCGAAACTCCCGCAAAGAAGCAAACCTGATGAGGCAAAGAAGGGAAGTTCTGCTGGGGAACATATAGTGACAATTTATAGCAATGTTGCCCATAAGCTGAGCAACTTTGACAATGATGTGAGTGACATCTTCGATGAAGAGCTGGGTAGTTATGAAGATGTGTCAGAAACGCTGAATACCAGGAGTCCTGAGAATATCTCTGAAATAGCAAGTCCTTCTCGTGAGTTCAACGCGATTGAGCCTTTAGAGGAAGATGTGTTTGAGGAAGACATTATTAGTACCAGCCATGGACAAAAGAGACCTTTGCCTGAAGGTGAAAATAATATGGAGGATGAGAAGAGAATGAAGGCTTCTCCAGAGACTACTGAAATG GCATTGCAGTCTGGTGGTGTAGAGTGTGAGACCATGAATTACTGCAACAATAGTCACACAGCCAGCATCAGATGTGAGGCTGCATCTGAGTCGA CTATTAAGCACAGCCTGTTTGAATCCCAGCTTGAAGACTATACCAGTGATGCACAgaag AAACTTGAAGATGGCAGCATTACAGTGTTAGATTTCTTCAAACTCTTCAATATAGACTTTGTCATCCATAATCCTCGACAAAGTGTGCTTCCGGACAGA CTTTTGTCAGACACAGATGCAACATCGATGGATTTATTGAAGGACAGGCATATCAGTCGTCCAAAACAGGTGGTCTATGAGGCAGACGTCCTGACTCTCACAGAAGAGGTGGAAAG ATTGAAGGTCCGTATGTGGGATCTCGACAAGCCTCTTAAGACTGTTAATAGACCTTTGTGGGAAGAGATGAAACATTCTTCAGAAAATCAG CTCAAGTCATTTGGTGCTAAACTAAAGGAGAGAAATAACTTCTTCAGGAAAACGAGCAAAGTTCAGTCACATGAAATGAAGGAGGTCCTGTACTCAAATCTAGTGCAGGCTAATTTG gaggagcagcagaaatTGAGAGAAGCAATTGAGCAAGCAGACAAGATGATACAAAGCTTGGATGACTGCATTCGTGAATTGGAAACGG AACTTGCTGCAGTTGAGGAAAACGGCTTTGAAGATAAACCAAGCCTGAATTCACTACAGAAAG AGATGAAGAAAGTCACTGAGACTTTGGCTGATAATGACAG ACAAATATCTGAactggagatggagaagaagcaGAATTCAAGTAAACTTGGCAGACTGAAAGCTGAGACGAGGAACCTGGAGAGTCACATTGATGTACTAAATAT GGTAAATGAATGGAGGTTCAAAGGGAGGAGGGACAACAGCACCATCTACACTTTTCTCAATGAGACCGTGTATCTACATTTGGCATACGAAAAGCCCAATG GAACTGATGCTGAGTACGGGTCTGAGCGGAAAATCACCCACATCGCTTTCAAATTTGAACTTGATG ATGAGAAATCGCAGTTCCATGCCCGCATTGTTCACAAACTGCTCTCCCAGTACACTGAGGGAGAATCTGCCTGGGTGGAGAAATACCCAACAAGCAGTCGTGTTCCAAAG CTGCTCCATGACATTAGCTTGGTGGTGAGTCACTGTCGTCTGCTGGGTGAGGAATTGCGTctgctgaaaatgtggggaGGCCTTCAGCTCGATGTACTAGACATCAGCTGCGTGGACACTCG agtGCACATTGTCTTCAGCAGTCTCAAGAAGTTGTCCAAGTTTGAGGTGGTCTTTGCCGTCAGTTTGACCAACTACCTCTATGTCCTCCAAGTAGAGAGCTTCAAAAATATGACTGGAAGTGTAAC GATCCAGCAGATTGAAGATATTGTGGCATGGTTCATTCCAGCTCGGAACCTCTTGACGAAGATTGTCAAAAAGATTCACACCACTCTGCTCTGTTGA
- the knl1 gene encoding uncharacterized protein knl1 isoform X3 encodes MEPLDPPKNVDVSGFSKRRISSILKAPRKSTRFPDQEQQENVVACAKPLEKRSSRRVSFAPANDVLLFSKDAKNASPGHTPSQELVTAATDTTQNRIQVAVAEDGSQQILGMENLLKAPLHTSQQRDKVNFDTVDDFGEKTIMFSTDDAFMDMTHSHTINIANDAEILGDISLQNYDILPTVKEKDGMFIVGDGLTDMTLSHTVNMTDGFLSTRRNMDVSGEKRNSLASMPCLDPRFENFLSSLSKPSGPSTIAMITRMTPSVETSSEETSGSLAQIKTQRTDVDKENQAPTCVYAVLEKSLDNSRKIRESSYGSALCPKDDISMDITEAQTGCIQPSGPSSNCVSARMTSTAAPSSAETTNTNSSPFQLNTPRADVEYQLLSTIFPEDDANMDMTEVQTGCITGTTGCDDPFQFLFPTQDMYPHCGHLKMADITPVLLSSEALGSPTHKGKETTRLS; translated from the exons ATGGAGCCTCTGGATCCTCCCAAGAATGT TGACGTCAGTGGATTTTCCAAAAGACGCATTTCCTCA attttaaaagcaCCACGGAAATCAACCAGATTCCCTGACCAAGAGCAACAGGAAAATGTG GTGGCATGTGCCAAGCCATTGGAAAAGAGGAGTTCAAGGAGAGTCAGCTTTGCCCCTGCCAATGATGTTCTCCTGTTTTCCAA GGATGCCAAAAATGCCTCCCCTGGCCACACTCCTTCACAAGAGTTAGTAACAGCAG CAACAGACACCACACAAAACAG GATTCAGGTGGCTGTCGCTGAAGATGGGAGCCAACAAATCCTGG GTATGGAAAATCTTTTGAAGGCCCCACTGCATACTTCTCAACAAAGGGATAAG GTCAACTTTGACACTGTGGATGACTTTGGGGAGAAAACAATTATGTTTTCTACAGATGATGCATTCATGGACATGACCCACAGTCACACTATAAACATTGCTAATGATGCAGAAATTCTTGGAGATATTTCCCTTCAAAACTATGACATCTTACCTACTGTCAAAGAGAAAGATGGCATGTTCATTGTGGGTGATGGATTGACAGATATGACTCTAAGTCATACTGTTAACATGACCGATGGGTTCCTATCTACACGCAGAAATATGGATGTAAGTGGAGAGAAGAGAAACTCTCTTGCATCAATGCCTTGTCTGGATCCTAGATTTGAAAACTTCCTTTCAAGTCTGTCTAAACCAAGTGGTCCCAGTACTATTGCCATGATCACCAGAATGACACCTTCGGTTGAAACATCCTCAGAGGAAACCAGCGGCTCCCTGGCCCAGATTAAAACACAAAGGACTGATGTGGATAAAGAAAATCAGGCTCCCACTTGTGTTTACGCTGTgcttgaaaagtcgctagataaCAGCAGGAAAATCAGAGAGTCCTCTTATGGAAGTGCACTGTGTCCAAAAGATGACATTAGCATGGATATAACTGAAGCTCAAACAGGCTGCATTCAACCAAGTGGCCCCAGTAGTAATTGTGTGAGTGCCAGAATGACATCTACTGCTGCACCGTCTTCAGCAGAAACTACCAACACAAACAGCTCCCCGTTCCAGCTTAACACACCAAGGGCTGATGTTGAATATCAGTTGCTAAGCACCATCTTTCCTGAAGATGACGCGAACATGGATATGACAGAAGTTCAAACAGGATGCATTACAGGCACCACTGGTTGCGATGACccttttcagtttctttttccCACACAAGACATGTACCCCCACTGTGGTCACCTGAAGATGGCAGATATTACTCCAGTACTGCTGAGCAGTGAGGCACTGGGATCACCTACCCATAAAGGTAAGGAAACCACAAGATTATCATGA